One segment of Primulina tabacum isolate GXHZ01 chromosome 14, ASM2559414v2, whole genome shotgun sequence DNA contains the following:
- the LOC142524136 gene encoding uncharacterized protein LOC142524136 — MFALKTIQIPLPGRHPPSPSLPNAHDIPFRPSSSKQTSPSNGHSDVLGPFQSLKLESSSERKVSQAMSSLQGYYGLRYIDKKATAEGLEMSAYPKGGAHYLEDVSFAKFSPILNPPLSHHRKTKSVANGFVTEKSNLIDQVLSQDTEDSDSDNWIVKLVKSHIKSEEDFTSRTPEKLLKEENNSGSAISVVTGKGLALRAKSASRTVSGGVNSEAGGPNSIPSGLGDCMFSDIDNGVRKSSSTTSLDDSDTSTLSSIWPASKWSLKSDFQALSNAVIARPIFDGLPKPMGRRNKAALD, encoded by the exons ATGTTTGCTCTGAAAACGATTCAAATACCATTGCCAGGGAGACATCCCCCTTCCCCCAGCTTGCCCAATGCTCACGACATTCCTTTTCG ACCAAGCAGCTCTAAGCAGACCTCACCCAGCAACGGGCATTCTGATGTATTAGGTCCATTCCAATCACTAAAATTGGAATCTTCTTCTGAGCGGAAAGTCTCTCAGGCCATGAGCAGCTTGCAAGGTTATTACGGTCTTAGATATATAGATAAAAAAGCCACAGCAGAAGGCTTAGAAATGTCTGCGTACCCGAAAGGGGGAGCTCATTATCTAGAGGATGTGTCGTTCGCAAAATTTTCTCCTATTTTGAACCCACCACTGAGTCATCATAGAAAAACAAAGAGCGTAGCCAATGGTTTTGTCACAGAGAAATCTAATCTGATCGATCAGGTCTTGTCACAAGACACTGAAGATAGCGACTCAGATAACTGGATCGTGAAGTTGGTGAAAAGTCATATAAAATCTGAAGAAGATTTTACCAGCCGTACACCAGAAAAGCTTCTAAAGGAGGAGAATAATAGTGGCAGTGCAATTTCGGTAGTTACAGGCAAAGGCTTGGCTCTCAGGGCTAAGTCAGCCAGCCGAACTGTGTCAGGAGGAGTCAATTCTGAAGCTGGTGGGCCTAACTCAATTCCTTCAGGTTTGGGGGATTGTATGTTTTCTGATATTGACAATGGAGTTCGAAAATCATCAAGCACAACAAGTTTGGACGACTCAGATACCAGCACATTGTCATCCATATGGCCTGCATCAAAATGGAGCTTGAAGTCCGATTTTCAGGCTCTTTCTAATGCAGTAATTGCCAGACCTATCTTCGATGGCCTACCTAAACCAATGGGTCGACGAAACAAAGCAGCCCTTGATTAG